Part of the Atribacteraceae bacterium genome, CTGAGGAGCAACCGCTTCAGTAATCAAGACCTGGTCGCCCAGATCGAAACCTTAGGAGGCGAAGTCTGGTCGGCCCCTGTGTATGAATGGTTCCTCTATCGTAATTTCCGCCGCTCAATGAGAGCAGCCCTGTCCGGACGGCATCTTTTTCGACTGAAGAATTCATTGATGGACCGGGTCATGAAGCGTGACGAACACAAGCTGATCACCGCCTTCGAAGATTATCTGGACAACGCTCATGAACCTCCCACCAAACAGATTCTGGAGCTGGCCGCGCCTTATATTCATCAAAGCTTCGAGGGAGAGGCGATCATGACGGTGGGCAAAGGCATCGATTTTGCCCGGAAAGGGCTGGCGGGAATCGTCTCGGTAATGCCCTTTACCTGCCTCCCGGGAACCATCAGTCATGCCGTGATGAAGCGGGTCCGCCGGGAGGAAGGCGGAATTCCCTTCCTCAACATGGTATACGACGGTCTGGAACAGTCGACTGACCAGACCCGACTGGAAGCGTTTATGCACCAGGCCAGAGAATTCAACCACCGCACCGGATAGCTTCGGGAACGGAAAAGAGAGGACCGGTGAATGCCGAAGAGGAAAAAAATTTGTTTCACCTATCCAAAAAGGGTGGTGAGTCCCATGACACCGAGGGAACGGTTTCGAGCGATTTGCCGGTTTGAACGGGTAGATGACCCGTATTTCTGGGGAGTTGACTCCTGGACTGAGGCGTTCAGACGGTGGATCAGGGAAGGAATGCCGGTTAAAAATCTTCAAAACAAAAAAGAGTTGAACCACCATCTCCTGGGTTACCAAAGCCAGAACGAAGCCATCTGGCCCAATGCCGCCGTCCGGGGGATGAGTCCCTGCAACAATCCCCCCTGGGTCCCCCCGCTCGACCCCCTGTTCGAGGTAAAAGTCATCAAGGAGGAAGAATCACACATTGTCAAGGTGGATTATGACGGAGCGGTCGTCCGGGTGATGAAAAACGATCCGGAAAAAATGCCTCAATACCTGGCATACCCGGTGAAAGACCAGGAAAGCTGGGAGACCTATAAGAAACGGCTGAACCCCCACTCCCCCGGCCGCTGGCCGGAAGGTTGGGATACCATCACCGATGGACAGCTCCAGTGGCCAATCCGCGAAGGGCAAGCGGGGAAAAGCTGGGAAGAGCGGGACTTTCCCCTGGGGATGATGGCCCTATCCCTGTTCGGCATGCCCCGCAACTATATGGGACTTGAACACATCAGCCTGGCCATCTACGACAATCCCTCCCTGGTAGAGGCCATGGTCGAATGGCAATGCCATTTTTCCTTCGAAATGCTCAAAAAAGTCTTTGCGTCAGGGGTCACCCTCGACTGGGTCTGGCTCTGGGAAGACATGTGTTACAACAAGGGGTCTTTGGTTTCCCCCAGCTTCGTCAAGCGGGTCATGGTTCCCCGTTACCGTAAGGTGGTCGACCTCCTTCTCGAAAACGGCGTCACCGCCCTAATCTTAGACAGTGACGGCAACACCGAGGAACTGATTCCCATCTGGCTCGACTGTGGGATCAACGCCCAGTATCCGTTTGAAATCGCCAGCAATATGGATCCGGTCCGCCTCCGGAAACAGTATGGGAAAAATTTGATCATCGTCGGCGGGGTGGACAAGCGAATGCTCGCCCAGAGCAAGACGGACATCGACCGGGAAGTGGAAAAGGTAAAATTTCTAACCGCAAGGAGCGGTTACTTCGTCAACTGCGACCACCATATCCCTCCCGATGTCCCCTATGACCACCTCCGTTATTTCCTGAACCAGGTGCACGCTCTTCATGCCGACTCTGGTCTGCGCCGGAAGATTTAGCCATGCTTCTCAATATCCCAAAATTTTCTCGACGTCACCGATCGCTTCGTCGATGATATCCATCGCCTTCAGCGCTAAATCATCCTCCATGATGATCGGTGGAGACATGCGCAGGATATGCCCGGCGGGTATCCAGGCCAAACCTTTCCGGAAAGCGGCCTGGTAACGTATATCCCTGAAGAAAAATCGATGTAGACATTCCCATCCACATCGCTCAGTGTCGCGCCCGCCCCCGACTCGAAAACTACTGGAAAAAGGCGGACCTGGCTGGAATATCCTTTCATGAACGTGCTGGCCCGGGGTACCCCCCTTTTTAGAGCTACAACCTCGTTCGCTTAATTATATTTTTTCCTGTGTTTTCGGTCAATTTAAGGGTTTTTCAGGCAAGTGAGCCAAGTTACCGTTCATCTTGCCGAAAACCGATCATTGCTTTAATATACGGGCATGAGCGGATTGCTGGTAATCAGCAACGGGTACGGAGAAGACTCATTTACCTCAATTCTTCTTGATCGCCTGATGGATATTATGGATGAGAAAGGAATCAACCTCCCGGTATTCCTCCTGCCCATAGTGGGCGATGGGAAGGCTTTCGCTCCGCTGCTTTCCGCGTATCCTGATTCGGTCTCTCTGCTCTTTCACCCCTCGCAGCGCCAGTACGGCGGTCTGTACCTCGGTTCCTTCGGGGAGCGAACGGGCCGAATGGCCAGAGAATTTTGGAACTGGGGTAAAAAAGACCTGAGAGTGCTCGCTCGAACCCTGCGGGGCATCCGACCCCGGATTCGCTACCAGATCAGCGTAGGGGATGCCATCCCGCCCCTGATCAACACACTCTTTTTGCGGAAGACCCATTTTATGGTCGCCATGGCCCATACTTCTTTATTAAAAAAAAGCAATCGCCCTTACGAACGGTTAGGTCCTCTGACGGCCTACTTATACCGTACCTTTTGCCAGCGGGTGTATACCCGTGATTCTCAGACCGCACGCTGGTTCCAGTCCCTTGGCATACCCGCCACCTATTTAGGATTTCTGGGTCCGAATATAAAACCTTCGCCGGGCACGAAGAACACCGTCCTCCTTTTGCCGGGAAGCCGCCAGGATTGGAAGGAAAACTTTTACTTCCTCAACGAAGTGCTCGCGTCTCTTTCGGGAGACACCGTCTCCCGGTTTCATTTTCACTACGTTTTTTCACCCGGACTCCCCTCCCCCGAAATCCCCGTACTCATTTCCCAGGCATCTTTGCCGAACGTTACCTGGAGTCAGGGAGATTACCTGAAATTACTCAGTGATAGCGCCATGGTGGTTGGTTTTGCCGGTTCCGCACTCGAGCAGGCCGCTTTTCTCGGAATTCCCTCCATCGGCCCCTTTCGTCCCGGAGCCATCCAGGCCAACCCTGACTTTATGTTCAACCGGCAAACCCTTCTTCTCCGGGAAGCGTTTCTCTGTGGGGGGAACTCCCCTATGGAAGGCGGGATTATTCTGGCAGACGCCCTTTCCCGGCTCCCCGAGCTACGCGCTCGTGCCGAGCGTTTCAGCTTGACCACCTGGGAAGGATTGCATAATGGGAGTGAAAATATCGCCCGGGATATTATTTCAGCAATCCAGGAAGATTCGGGAATACCACAGTCTGAGTCATCCAGTAGCTGGTCTAAAGCGTAGAATTGACTCCCCATAATATCCAATCAAGCATTACTGAAA contains:
- a CDS encoding uroporphyrinogen decarboxylase family protein, which encodes MTPRERFRAICRFERVDDPYFWGVDSWTEAFRRWIREGMPVKNLQNKKELNHHLLGYQSQNEAIWPNAAVRGMSPCNNPPWVPPLDPLFEVKVIKEEESHIVKVDYDGAVVRVMKNDPEKMPQYLAYPVKDQESWETYKKRLNPHSPGRWPEGWDTITDGQLQWPIREGQAGKSWEERDFPLGMMALSLFGMPRNYMGLEHISLAIYDNPSLVEAMVEWQCHFSFEMLKKVFASGVTLDWVWLWEDMCYNKGSLVSPSFVKRVMVPRYRKVVDLLLENGVTALILDSDGNTEELIPIWLDCGINAQYPFEIASNMDPVRLRKQYGKNLIIVGGVDKRMLAQSKTDIDREVEKVKFLTARSGYFVNCDHHIPPDVPYDHLRYFLNQVHALHADSGLRRKI